The Humulus lupulus chromosome 3, drHumLupu1.1, whole genome shotgun sequence genome window below encodes:
- the LOC133825447 gene encoding uncharacterized protein LOC133825447 codes for MSLKEKDVKKLVTLDLLQMVSLVPCEQDLVVESTTGENDTPGQSTEGTEQMTDRHSPGPSPLSRRPGDLVIREPDPQRRSTIPAQPGKGKAIQKIQKVVPPSQGRQPGGPTTLPPLTPSSLPPSASLTPTHQGSSSELFRAVSDLGKGLLEDIGRDASTLQSLDSYPRLSVEVVLKRGLAQLMKSLVTIGHAQLRAVDYKELIKVQDDQLVEARSKLEQAERTIAERDESLKKQAQNNASLTTQLEKQSLDIKELVRDNERLISENEELKQEKELDLIRFEDASFDCFYKVWKLNKPLNLDCFPKEAQAEDLARCEARAAEEAANPPALAPTCSAISFRARGASDAEEGVDQPSRGARL; via the exons atgagtcttaAAGAGAAGGATGTAAAAAAGTTGGTCACGTTGGACCTTCTCCAGATGGTGAGTCTGGTGCCATGTGAGCAGGATCTggtggtggaaagtaccaccggggagaacgacACGCCTGGTCAGTCTACCGAGGGCACAGAGCAAATGACTGATCGGCATTCTCCTGGGCCTTCTCCGCTTTCCCGTAGACCTGGCGACTTAGTCATTAGAGAGCCTGATCCTCAGCGTAGATCTACTATTCCCGCTCAAcctgggaaaggaaaagctatccag aagattcagaaggtagtaCCGCCAAGTCAAGGGAGGCAACCTGGGGGACCAACTACACTTCCGCCATTGACCCCCTCTTCCCTTCCtccttctgcgagcctaactcctactcaccagggtagttcgagtgagctttttcgtgctgttagcgacctgggcaaggggcttcttgaggatattggccgtgatgcatcgacgcttcaaagcctagactcctaccctcgacttagtgtcgaagttgtcttgaagagaggactcgctcaattgatgaag tcacttgtcaccattggtcaTGCTCAGCTTCGAGCCGTAGATTACAAGGAGCTGATCAAGGTGCaggacgatcaactggtggaggccaggtccaagctggagcaagcagagagaactatagctgaacgggacgagtctctcaaaaagcaggctcaaaacaatgcttccttgacaactcaattggagaagcaatcccttgatattaaagagttagttcgagacaatgagaggttgattagcgagaacgaagagctgaagcaagaaaaagagcttgacttgattcgctttgaggatgccagttttgactgcttctataaggtctggaagctgaacaagcctcttaaTCTTGATTGTTTCCCCAAGGAGGCCCAAGCAGAGGAtcttgccagatgtgaagcaagAGCCGCTGAAGAAGCTGCTAACCCTCCTGCACTCGCCCCAACGTGCTCTGCTATATCATTTCGAGCGAGAGGAGCATCTGATGCAGAGGAGGGAGTCGATCAACCCTCTAGAGGAGCTCGCCTGTGA